A region from the Ichthyobacterium seriolicida genome encodes:
- a CDS encoding RsmB/NOP family class I SAM-dependent RNA methyltransferase, producing the protein MRLHRNLVLAVIDALYVIFNEGVFANKAIEKTLKKDVKWGSRDRGFIAESIYDIVRNRRLLTYVSNIKPHYDKKNIWKLFASWRVINDYRLSEWPEFETTPVRKIKSRHADASKDRRLRESIPDWLDDLCFSELGNSWDREVSSLNEMAKVVLRVNTTKTSISSLRSDLFKEGIESYEIEAYKSALVLKERKNVFSTECFKKGYFEVQDASSQLVSEFLDIKPKMNVVDACAGAGGKTLHISNIMDNKGNIIAMDIDKYKLFELKRRAKRNGAFNINIRCITSSKVVKRMDGCADRLLLDVPCSGLGVLKRNPDIKWKLTRESLDELKGKQEYILSKYSKMLKIEGKMVYATCSILPSENELQIQKFISQHDNFELIKERKISPYKTGFDGFYIAVLKRIG; encoded by the coding sequence ATGAGATTACACAGAAATTTAGTTTTAGCAGTTATAGATGCCCTTTATGTTATATTCAATGAAGGGGTGTTTGCGAATAAGGCTATAGAGAAAACCCTAAAAAAAGATGTTAAGTGGGGGAGTAGAGATAGGGGATTTATAGCTGAGAGCATATATGATATCGTTAGAAATAGAAGATTATTGACTTATGTTTCAAATATAAAGCCTCATTACGATAAGAAGAATATTTGGAAGTTATTCGCTTCGTGGAGAGTTATAAATGATTATAGATTATCAGAGTGGCCAGAATTTGAAACTACTCCTGTCAGAAAAATAAAGTCACGTCATGCAGATGCAAGTAAAGATAGAAGATTAAGAGAGAGTATTCCCGATTGGTTAGATGATTTATGTTTTTCAGAGTTGGGAAATAGTTGGGATAGAGAAGTATCATCTCTAAATGAGATGGCAAAAGTTGTGCTACGTGTTAATACTACTAAGACATCTATTTCATCACTTAGGAGCGATTTGTTTAAAGAGGGGATAGAGTCTTATGAGATAGAAGCATATAAAAGTGCTTTGGTATTAAAAGAGCGAAAAAATGTTTTTAGCACCGAATGTTTCAAAAAGGGATATTTCGAAGTTCAGGATGCTTCTTCTCAGTTAGTATCGGAGTTTTTAGACATAAAGCCCAAAATGAATGTAGTAGATGCTTGTGCTGGGGCTGGAGGTAAGACTTTACATATTTCCAATATAATGGATAATAAAGGAAATATTATAGCCATGGATATTGACAAGTATAAACTTTTTGAGTTGAAAAGGAGGGCTAAGAGAAATGGTGCTTTCAATATTAATATCAGATGTATTACTTCTTCCAAAGTTGTAAAGAGAATGGATGGTTGCGCAGATAGGTTGTTATTAGATGTTCCGTGTTCTGGATTGGGGGTTTTAAAAAGGAATCCAGATATTAAATGGAAATTAACTCGAGAATCACTAGATGAGCTCAAGGGCAAGCAGGAATATATTTTATCTAAATACAGCAAAATGTTGAAAATAGAAGGCAAAATGGTATATGCTACTTGTTCTATTCTCCCTTCGGAAAATGAATTACAAATACAGAAATTCATAAGCCAACACGATAATTTCGAGTTGATAAAAGAAAGGAAAATATCTCCTTATAAAACTGGTTTTGATGGATTTTATATAGCTGTTTTAAAGAGAATAGGGTAA
- a CDS encoding phosphatase PAP2 family protein, with translation MEEIISLDKEIFLFLNNLGNPTWDGFWLFVTNKFSSTPLYLLILFLIFFKKGKKKGAITLLSIILLITFVDQTSYHFFKNGIQRLRPCHDMEIQEFMRLVKDNCGGKFGFISGHASNSFGFAVFSGLILKKYFKYILPLLIMWACIVSYSRIYIGVHYPADIIFGAIYGIICGGGFLKLIRRFLHK, from the coding sequence ATGGAAGAAATAATTTCCTTAGATAAAGAAATATTTTTATTCCTAAATAATCTAGGTAATCCCACTTGGGATGGCTTTTGGCTTTTCGTTACAAATAAATTTTCCTCGACACCTCTATACTTACTTATTTTGTTTCTAATCTTTTTTAAAAAGGGTAAAAAAAAAGGTGCTATAACTCTACTTTCAATAATACTTCTCATAACGTTTGTAGATCAGACATCCTATCACTTTTTCAAAAATGGAATACAGAGACTAAGACCTTGTCACGATATGGAAATACAAGAATTTATGCGTTTGGTGAAAGACAACTGCGGAGGAAAATTTGGGTTTATATCAGGTCATGCATCCAACTCATTTGGATTTGCAGTTTTTTCGGGATTGATATTAAAAAAATATTTTAAATACATCTTACCACTTCTAATTATGTGGGCTTGTATAGTTTCATATAGCAGAATATACATAGGAGTACATTACCCCGCAGATATAATATTCGGTGCTATTTACGGAATTATATGTGGAGGTGGATTTTTAAAACTTATAAGGCGTTTTCTACATAAATAG
- a CDS encoding Sec-independent protein translocase subunit TatA/TatB gives MPLLFISVPECAVIMLIIIVFFGAEKIPEIARGLGKGIRELKDATNTIKQEILDSSDASELIDDTKKSIDEIKEDISEVTNSIKRMK, from the coding sequence ATGCCTTTGTTATTCATAAGTGTACCCGAGTGTGCCGTAATAATGTTGATAATAATAGTATTTTTTGGAGCTGAAAAAATTCCTGAAATAGCTAGAGGACTTGGAAAAGGGATTAGAGAATTAAAAGATGCTACCAATACTATAAAACAAGAAATATTAGACAGCTCAGACGCCTCAGAACTAATAGACGATACCAAAAAGAGTATCGATGAAATAAAAGAAGATATCAGTGAGGTAACAAATTCTATCAAAAGAATGAAATAG
- a CDS encoding nucleotidyltransferase family protein, whose product MHNKKPTLLVLAAGMGSRYGGLKQIDGIGPNNETIMEYSIYDAINVGFEKVVFLIRKELEHSFKELFAKKLQDKIEVAYAYQETNIEIEGIKISDREKPWGTAHAILSAKDTIDTPFLVINADDFYGKKSFEIMKNFLSTKCSENNYAMLGFLLEKTLSENGQVSRGVCEIQNDQLVSIEEIQKIYKQEDLIKHSKDDKIELLNPKEYVSMNFWGLHPHIFKYLEIGFKKFIKENHKSIKSEYLIPVEIENLIKSNQIKVSVLKGESNWFGVTYKDDKEIAKKTVQNFIKKGEYPNSLW is encoded by the coding sequence ATGCATAATAAAAAACCTACATTATTAGTCTTAGCGGCAGGAATGGGCAGTCGCTATGGAGGATTAAAACAAATAGATGGAATAGGGCCTAATAATGAAACAATTATGGAATATTCCATATACGACGCCATAAACGTCGGATTTGAAAAAGTAGTATTTCTAATTAGAAAAGAATTAGAACACAGCTTTAAAGAATTATTTGCCAAAAAGCTTCAAGACAAGATAGAAGTTGCATACGCCTATCAGGAAACAAATATAGAAATAGAAGGAATAAAAATCTCAGATAGAGAAAAACCATGGGGTACAGCTCACGCAATATTATCTGCTAAAGACACAATAGACACTCCTTTTCTAGTAATAAATGCCGATGATTTTTATGGAAAAAAGTCTTTTGAAATAATGAAGAATTTTTTATCTACTAAATGCTCGGAAAATAATTATGCTATGTTGGGTTTCCTCCTAGAAAAAACACTGTCTGAAAATGGACAAGTCTCTAGAGGAGTTTGTGAAATACAAAATGATCAATTAGTAAGTATTGAAGAAATCCAAAAAATATATAAACAAGAGGATTTAATAAAACACTCAAAAGATGATAAAATAGAACTCTTAAATCCTAAAGAATACGTCTCTATGAACTTTTGGGGATTACATCCTCATATTTTTAAATATCTAGAAATTGGCTTTAAGAAATTTATAAAAGAAAATCACAAGAGCATAAAATCTGAATATTTAATACCTGTAGAAATAGAAAATCTCATAAAGTCTAATCAGATAAAAGTATCTGTCTTAAAGGGTGAGTCAAATTGGTTTGGAGTAACCTATAAAGATGATAAGGAAATTGCAAAAAAAACCGTACAAAATTTCATAAAAAAAGGAGAATATCCAAATTCTCTATGGTGA
- the bshB1 gene encoding bacillithiol biosynthesis deacetylase BshB1: MNLDILAIGAHPDDVEISVGATLAKEINKGKKIGILDLTRGELGTRGSSEIRNAEANKAADILGVTIRENINLDDGFFSNDREHQLKIIEIIRKYKPNIVLGNSITDRHPDHGRANKLISTACFLSGLDKIKTVFEGELQKSFRPKAVYSYVQWMPIKPDFVVDITGFMDIKMKAIKAYTSQFYDPKSTEPETPISKEGFLDSIEYRARDLGRIIGTEYAEAFNVERYIGVKSIFDLI; this comes from the coding sequence ATGAATCTAGATATTCTAGCCATAGGTGCTCATCCAGATGATGTAGAAATAAGTGTGGGAGCAACGCTAGCTAAAGAAATTAACAAAGGAAAAAAAATAGGAATCTTAGATCTTACTCGTGGAGAACTAGGAACACGTGGTTCATCTGAAATCCGAAACGCAGAAGCTAATAAAGCTGCAGATATCTTGGGAGTGACCATTAGAGAAAATATAAATTTAGACGACGGTTTTTTTTCAAATGATAGAGAGCATCAATTGAAAATAATAGAGATTATAAGAAAATATAAACCAAATATAGTTCTTGGCAATTCTATAACAGACAGGCATCCAGATCACGGCAGAGCTAATAAATTAATATCAACTGCTTGTTTTTTATCTGGACTAGATAAGATAAAAACTGTGTTTGAAGGTGAATTACAAAAGTCTTTCAGGCCAAAAGCAGTTTACAGCTACGTGCAGTGGATGCCTATAAAACCAGATTTTGTCGTCGATATTACAGGCTTTATGGATATCAAGATGAAGGCTATTAAAGCCTATACTTCTCAGTTTTACGACCCAAAATCTACAGAACCAGAGACACCTATATCTAAAGAAGGATTTTTAGACAGCATAGAATACAGAGCTAGAGACCTAGGAAGAATAATAGGCACTGAGTACGCTGAGGCTTTTAATGTAGAGAGATATATAGGAGTTAAATCCATCTTTGATCTGATATAA
- a CDS encoding aminopeptidase P family protein, whose amino-acid sequence MRYLSIPNELFIHNRNEFIKNIKPNSLAVFNSNPIVNTGADSTMPFYQHRDIFFLSGINQEDSILLLFPDAVEEKHREILFLRETNDHIAVWEGEKLTKQKAREISGIETIYWTSDFDSVFKILVFQSDRIYLNTNEHLRANVEIPNRELDFIKKCKEKYPLHEYGRISPIMHKIRSVKHKIELELLQRACDITEKGFRRLLKFVKPDVMEYELEAEMIHEFVCNRSKGYAYTPIIASGANACILHYIENNNKCKDGDMILIDAGAEYANYCSDMTRCMPVNGRFTDRQKSVYNAVLNVKKGAEELLRPGLLLSEYHKEVGKMMEKELLNLKLIDKTDIKNQSKDNPAYKKYFMHGTSHFLGLDTHDIGFFHEPIKENMVFTIEPGIYIREESLGIRLEDDVVIQSQGAPFNLMKNIPIEVEDIESEMMAR is encoded by the coding sequence ATGAGATATCTATCCATACCTAATGAATTATTCATACACAACAGAAATGAGTTTATAAAGAATATAAAGCCTAATTCTTTAGCTGTGTTTAATTCTAACCCTATAGTAAACACTGGCGCTGATAGCACTATGCCATTTTATCAACACAGAGATATTTTCTTTTTATCTGGAATAAATCAGGAGGATAGTATTTTGTTGTTGTTTCCAGATGCTGTAGAGGAAAAACACAGAGAGATTTTATTTTTGAGAGAGACTAACGATCACATAGCAGTTTGGGAAGGAGAAAAGTTGACAAAGCAAAAAGCTCGAGAGATATCAGGTATAGAAACTATTTATTGGACTAGTGACTTTGACAGTGTTTTCAAAATTTTAGTATTCCAATCCGACAGAATATATCTCAATACAAATGAGCACTTGAGAGCTAATGTTGAAATTCCCAACAGAGAGTTAGATTTTATAAAAAAATGTAAAGAGAAATATCCTTTGCATGAGTATGGGAGGATATCTCCTATTATGCATAAAATACGTTCTGTAAAACACAAAATAGAATTAGAATTACTTCAACGAGCTTGTGATATAACAGAAAAAGGTTTTAGAAGATTATTGAAATTCGTAAAACCCGATGTTATGGAATACGAGTTGGAGGCAGAGATGATTCACGAATTTGTATGTAATAGATCGAAGGGATACGCATATACTCCTATTATTGCCTCTGGAGCAAATGCATGTATATTACACTATATTGAAAATAATAATAAGTGTAAGGATGGAGATATGATACTCATAGATGCTGGAGCGGAATACGCTAATTACTGTTCTGATATGACTCGCTGTATGCCTGTAAATGGAAGATTTACCGATAGACAAAAGTCTGTTTATAATGCTGTGCTGAACGTTAAAAAAGGTGCAGAAGAATTATTGAGGCCAGGGCTCTTATTAAGTGAATATCACAAAGAGGTGGGTAAGATGATGGAAAAAGAATTATTAAATCTAAAACTAATAGATAAAACTGATATTAAAAATCAATCTAAAGACAATCCAGCATATAAAAAATATTTTATGCATGGGACATCTCACTTTTTAGGTTTAGACACTCATGATATTGGATTTTTTCACGAGCCTATAAAAGAAAATATGGTTTTCACCATAGAGCCTGGAATATATATAAGAGAAGAGTCTTTGGGGATTAGATTAGAAGATGATGTAGTTATTCAATCACAAGGGGCTCCATTTAATCTAATGAAGAATATCCCAATAGAAGTAGAAGATATAGAGTCGGAAATGATGGCTAGGTAG
- a CDS encoding BspA family leucine-rich repeat surface protein codes for MKRKFKLNTTNLISKSALLLFASISLLFTSCDKDQQVTNGSQITNGSDKIQLLSAFDISPNTIGLEEKISGEINHENGTISLSIEEELSYKSEKLIKSLVPSVSIPEGIQISPLATEPQDFTNPVKYTVTDEKGNSKEYTVTLSYNLKKFISKWNLSADKTIILPIYDGGDYDFTVDWGDDTEKQNITSHNDPNTSHIYKTSGEKTITITGKIEGFNFGKVFSCKRTSPPSSGCSNTDKIIGISSWGDLKFGNIGSYFKHCANLNTLPSDAPDLQGVTDMSNMFYGAINFNSNINNWDVSKVNNMKSMFSATENFNQNLNNWDVSKVINMSGMFQFAKAFDGNISNWIVSNVRDMSGMFNGAISFNQNISLWTVSNVTNMFNMFAEAAKFNCNIKDWKVSKVKYMSNMFCGATSFSQNLKSWTLSEAAKKSTNMFLNSAMGTNSDTNFTNKPEGINKLTSV; via the coding sequence ATGAAAAGAAAATTTAAACTAAATACAACTAATTTAATCTCAAAGAGTGCGTTATTACTTTTTGCAAGTATCTCTCTTTTATTTACCTCCTGTGATAAAGATCAACAAGTTACAAATGGTTCTCAAATTACGAATGGTTCTGATAAGATCCAACTATTATCAGCGTTTGACATTAGCCCGAATACTATCGGATTAGAAGAGAAAATTTCAGGAGAGATTAACCACGAAAATGGAACTATCTCATTATCAATCGAAGAGGAATTATCATATAAAAGCGAAAAATTAATAAAGAGTTTAGTTCCTTCAGTATCTATCCCTGAAGGTATTCAAATAAGCCCTTTAGCAACTGAACCCCAAGATTTTACAAATCCTGTAAAATACACCGTTACAGATGAGAAGGGGAATTCTAAAGAATATACTGTAACACTTAGTTACAACCTAAAAAAGTTTATCTCCAAATGGAATTTAAGTGCAGATAAAACGATAATATTACCTATTTACGATGGCGGAGACTATGACTTTACTGTAGATTGGGGAGATGATACAGAAAAACAAAATATTACTTCTCATAATGACCCCAATACAAGTCACATATATAAAACATCAGGTGAGAAAACTATAACTATTACAGGGAAAATAGAAGGTTTTAACTTTGGTAAAGTTTTCAGTTGTAAAAGAACTAGTCCCCCGAGTTCTGGTTGTTCTAATACAGACAAGATAATAGGTATTTCATCTTGGGGAGATTTAAAATTTGGTAACATAGGAAGTTATTTTAAACATTGCGCCAACCTAAATACTTTACCTTCAGATGCCCCAGATCTACAAGGAGTTACCGACATGTCTAATATGTTTTACGGAGCTATAAATTTTAATAGCAATATAAATAATTGGGATGTATCTAAGGTTAATAATATGAAGTCTATGTTTTCAGCAACTGAAAATTTTAATCAAAACTTAAACAATTGGGATGTATCTAAGGTTATTAATATGTCTGGTATGTTTCAATTTGCTAAAGCTTTTGATGGTAATATAAGCAATTGGATTGTTTCTAATGTTAGAGATATGTCTGGTATGTTTAACGGCGCTATATCTTTTAATCAAAATATTAGTCTCTGGACTGTTTCTAATGTTACAAACATGTTTAATATGTTTGCAGAGGCTGCTAAATTTAATTGTAACATTAAAGATTGGAAGGTTTCTAAGGTTAAATATATGTCTAACATGTTTTGCGGAGCTACATCTTTCAGTCAAAATTTAAAAAGTTGGACTTTATCTGAAGCAGCTAAAAAGAGCACAAACATGTTTCTTAATTCAGCTATGGGGACTAACAGTGATACCAATTTTACTAATAAGCCTGAGGGGATAAATAAACTAACATCAGTTTAA